One window from the genome of Silvimonas iriomotensis encodes:
- a CDS encoding ArsR/SmtB family transcription factor produces MDKANYLMTDEHIDQASRAMKAMSHPLRLKILCVLGDGEVSVQEIVDQVGTTQSNISQHLALMREKGVLRTRKDANRVYYRVGDIRTLEVIAMLRDVFCGFSG; encoded by the coding sequence ATGGATAAAGCTAATTACCTGATGACGGACGAGCATATTGATCAGGCATCGCGCGCCATGAAGGCGATGTCGCATCCGTTGCGCCTGAAGATTCTGTGTGTTCTGGGAGACGGGGAAGTCAGTGTTCAGGAGATCGTGGATCAGGTCGGTACGACCCAGTCGAATATCTCCCAGCATCTGGCGCTGATGCGGGAAAAGGGCGTGCTGCGCACCCGCAAGGACGCCAACCGCGTGTATTACCGGGTGGGCGATATCCGCACCCTGGAAGTGATCGCCATGCTGCGTGACGTATTCTGTGGGTTCTCTGGCTGA
- a CDS encoding TlpA family protein disulfide reductase gives MIRTGRFLRHTALALTLLAGCQLALADTPLDTALKDLQGKPQKLSQYSGKQPLVINFWASWCGPCRQETPDLVKLQQAYNGKVQFVGVAIDEPGPVAQFTKQYKVTYPVLLGSGDALELMTKLGNNAGALPFTVVIDTKGNITTKDLGQVKPAEMKKTLDGLLGKKN, from the coding sequence ATGATCCGGACCGGCCGTTTTTTGCGCCACACAGCGCTGGCGTTGACGCTTCTGGCGGGCTGCCAGCTTGCCCTGGCGGATACCCCGCTCGATACCGCACTCAAAGACCTGCAAGGCAAGCCGCAAAAGCTCTCGCAATACAGCGGCAAACAACCGCTGGTGATCAATTTCTGGGCGTCCTGGTGCGGCCCATGCCGCCAGGAAACGCCGGACCTGGTCAAACTGCAGCAGGCCTATAACGGCAAGGTGCAGTTTGTCGGCGTGGCGATTGACGAACCCGGCCCTGTGGCGCAGTTCACCAAACAATACAAAGTGACCTATCCCGTTTTGCTGGGCAGTGGCGATGCGCTGGAATTGATGACCAAACTGGGCAATAACGCTGGCGCCCTTCCGTTTACCGTGGTCATTGATACCAAGGGCAACATCACCACCAAAGACCTTGGTCAGGTCAAACCGGCCGAGATGAAAAAAACCCTGGATGGTTTGCTGGGTAAAAAGAACTGA